Genomic segment of Oceanimonas sp. GK1:
TTGATGTTGCCGATGTCGGTGGACACCATCACATCCTCGGGCATGGCCTTTTCCAGCTCGCGCAGCACCTGACGCGGGTGCAGGTAGCTGCCTTCTTCTTCCGACTGCTCGGCGATCATGTCGAGGGAGTAATCGTCCTTCTCGTGGATCCACTGATCCAGCTCGGCTTCCCAGGCCGCCTTCTCGGCGGCAATTTCGGTGGCGCGGGCGCCCTTGTTTTCCAGGCAGGCGACGTTGAGGTTCTGCAGCCGATCCAGCATGGTCACGGCGGCGGCCTTGGCATCGCCACACACGCCCACGGAGATCTTCTTCACCAGGCCCAGCATCTTGGCGTCGCAGTCCACCTGAATGATCTTGGCCTGCTTCGGCCAGTAGTCCAGGCCATGCTGCGGCAGGGTACCGAACGGCCCCAGACGGGTGCCCAGCGCCAGCACCACGTCGGCGCGGGACAGCAGTTTCATGCCGGCCTTGGAGCCCTGGTAGCCCAGGGGACCGCACCACAGCGGATGGCTGGCGGGGAAGGAGTCGTTGTGCAGGTAGCTGTTCACCACCGGGGCGCCCAGGTACTCGGCCAGGGCCTTGCATTCTTCCACCGCGTCGGCCATGACCACGCCGCCCCCGGAAATGATCACCGGGAACTGGGCCTCGGCCAGCAGGGCCGCGGCCTGCTGCAGGCTCTGCTCGCCGCCGGCACCGCGCTCGATGCGGATCGGCTGAGGAATTTCCACGTTGATGTCGCCGTAGAAGAAGTCCCGGGGAATGTTGAGCTGGGTCGGGCCGTTCTCCAGCATGGCGCGGTCAAAGCAGCGGGCGGTAAACTCGGCCATCCGCGCCGGGTTGGCCACGTGGCCCTGATACTTGGTGATGGTTTCAAAGAAGGGCAGCTGCTGCGCTTCCTGGAAGCCGCCCAGCCCCTGGGTCATGGAGCCGGTTTCCGGGGTGATGCACACCACCGGGCTGTGGGCCCAGTAGGCGGCGGCAATGGCGGTGACGAAGTTGGTGATGCCGGGGCCGTTCTGGGCGATACAAACGCCGTGGCGGCCGCTGACCCGAGCATAGCCGTCGGCCATGTGGCCGGCGCCCTGCTCATGCACCGTGGGGATCAGGCGAATGCCGGCCGGGGCGAAAATATCCATGGCATCCATAAAGGCGGAGCCCATGATACCGAAGACGTCGGTAACACCGTTGGCCGCCAGGGTTTCGACCAAAGCTTCACTGGGAGTCATACGTGGCATAGCTGTCTTCCTTTTGCTGTTTCCCGTCGGTGGCGGCCTTAAGCCATCCTCCTCGGTGGGGTTGAGTTCAATGTTCCGTTTTCTGTTTGGGCAACTGGTTCGTTTGCGTTTGTTATGACGAGCAAGCCGCAAAGCAATACAGGGTCTTGGGTGGCTCGCTTGGGGAACAGCTTAGGAAGGGGGGGGATGGGAACATAGGGCCAGTTTTGCCACCCATGTTACGCCAGCGTTAAAAAATGGTGTTTTGGAGTTGGTTGGTGAGCCGGCGTTGGGTCAAGTAAAGGGGACATCGGCTCCACCTGGATCAGCCGTGATGCCGGCTCAGGGCCGGCATCACGCCATCTGGTCTGCAAGCTGGCGGCTTTGCTGCCAGAAGTGCTCGGCCAGTTCCGAGCGGGCTTCGCCCAGCCGGCACAGCTCGATATTGAGCGCCAGCGGGCGCACGCCGTCCAGGGCCACCACCCGGCGGTTGGCGAGCTCGTCCCGTACCAGGCTTTCGGGCAGAAAGGCCACGCCCTCGCCCAGCAGCAACTGGGCCTTGAGCCCTTCGCCCAGGGCATTTTCACAGGCCGGCAGCCAGGGCCGTTCGCCCAGGGCCGGCAGGCATTCCCGCTGTACCAGGGCGCCGAGAAAGGCATCTTTCGGGTACAGCAGCAGCGGCAGGGGTTGCTCCCCTTCAAGGGGAAAGCGGGGCCGGCCCCCTTCATCGCAGGCGGAAAACAGCACCAGCCGGTCCTGGCCCACCCGCAGCCGTTCCACGTTCAGCCGCTGCAAGGTGTCGGCGCTGCCCGCGTCAGCAAAGCACAGCAAAAAGTCCACCGCTCCCGCCACAAACTGCTCCATGGCCTCGTGGTAGTGACCGGTATTCAGCCGCACCAGGCCCTCGCCCAGGGCGGGCCGCAGCCGGTGCAGCCAGGCCGGAAAAAAGGTCACCGCCAGCGCCGGCTGGGTGATCAGACTCAGGCCCGGGGTCTGCTGCTGGCTCAGCCGCAGCTGGCTGCGCAGGCCGTAGATCTGGGCCAGTAGCTGGCGGGCCTGCTCCAGAAAGGCCTCGCCGGCGGGCGTCAGCTCCAGCGGGTAGCGATGTCGGCACACCAGTGCCACCCCCAGCCAGTTTTCCAGGGAGCGAATGCGCCGGCTGAACGCCGGCTGGGTCACAAAGCGGCTTTCCGCCGCCCGGGAAAAACTGCCCTGCTCGCTGAGCGCGATAAAATCATGCAGCCATTTGGTTTCCATCAATGGGTCCTTGTCTGTGAAAATAGCGCCTATGCAAAAAAGTAACCGCCATGGCCGAAAACGGCATTGGCTCGCTTGTCGCCATCATCAATAACATAACAGCAACATTCATTTGTCTTGCTTCTTCGGAGGAATTCACCATGGCTGCCGACACCCACTCTCCGGTAATGGGCCTGCTGCACCGCCTGGACGACACCCGCAAACGCTATTTTCCCGGCATTTGCGTGGCCGCCACCATCGGCATTGCCGCCAGCTTTCTGTCCCAGCATTACGGTGCCCCCGCCATGCTGATGGCCCTGCTGCTGGGGCTGGCCTTCAACTTTCTCAGCCAGGAACCCCAGTGCGCGCCGGGCCTGGAGCTGTCGGCCAAAACCGTGCTGCGCCTGGGGGTGGCCCTGCTGGGCCTGCGCATTACCTTTGGCGACGTGCTCACCCTGGGCTGGCAGCCCATGCTGATGGTGTGCTCCGCCGTGGTGCTGACCATCTGCTTTGGCGTGGTCATGGCCCGCTGGCTGGGTTTCTCCAAAGAGTTCGGCACCCTCACCGGCGGCTCTGTGGCCATTTGCGGCGCCTCGGCGGCCATGGCCATCAGCAGCGTGCTGCCTCAGAGCGAGCAGGCCAAGCGCGACACCCTGTTTACCGTGATCAGCGTCACCACCCTCAGCACCCTGGCGATGATTTTCTATCCCATGATCAGCGAAGCGCTCGGGCTGACAGACCAGGAAGCCGGCCTCTTTATCGGCGCCACCATTCACGATGTGGCCCAGGTGGTCGGCGCCGGTTACAGCATGTCGGCGGAAGTGGGTGATCTCAGTACCTTTGTGAAACTGCTGCGGGTGGCCATGCTGGTGCCCATCGTGATGACCATCGGCATTCTGATCCGGCGCGCCGCAAGCCAAAAGGGCGACAGCGGTAGCGGCAGCCGAGTGGCCATTCCCGGTTTTCTTATCGGCTTTGTGGTGCTGTTCGTGCTCAACAGCCTAAGCTGGATCCCCCAGGACATCGCCCAGCCCCTGGCCGGCAGCTCCTCCTGGCTGCTGCTCACCGCCATCGCCGCCCTGGGCGTGCGCACCCAGCTCAAGGACATTCTGTCGGTGGGCTGGAAGCCGGTCCTGCTGGTGGTGCTGGAAACCGCCTTTATCGCCCTGCTGGTGATCGCCTACCTGCTGCTGATGGGCTGATATGCCTGCTTTTATTACCCTTGCACCTTTTAGCCCCGCTCACGCGGGGCTTTTTTTGTTCAGGTCATGTCCTTGATCAGCGCCACCAGCGCCTCGATGCCCGGACGAATGCGCTCCGCGGGAATGGAGGAATAACCCAGCCGGAAGTAGTTGAGCGGCACCTCATCACCAAAAAAGTGAATATCGCCGGGCTCGATCAATATGCCCCTGTCCGCCGCCTCCTTGCGCAGAATGCGGCTGTCGAGCCCTTCCGGTCCGCGCACCCAGTAGCAGGAGCCACCAAAGCCCGGCTGGCGGCTGGAGCAGGGCATAAATTCATCCAGCGCCGCGCCCATTTCCCGCCAGCGCGCCTCGTAGGCCTTGGCCAGGTTCATGATCAGGGCGTCGTGATAACCCCGCTCCAGAAACAGCGCCACCGAACGCTGGTTGTTGGCCGCCGGGTGGCGCAGCATCAGCCGGCGCAGGGCCCGGGCCTCGCGTATCAGCTCCGCCGGCCCCACCAGATAACCCAACCGAAGCCCGGGCGCCAGGGTCTTGGACAGGCTGCCCACGTACAGCACCCGGTCGTTGTTATCGAGGCTCTTCAGCGCTGGGGTGGGATTGGCCTTGAAGTTGGTTTCACTCTCGTAGTCGTCTTCGATGATCAGAAAGTCCTGCTTGCTGGCCTGCTCCAGCAACGCATAGCGCCGCTCCAGGGGCATGGTCACCGTGGTCGGACACTGGTGGCTGGGGGTGGTGTACACCAGGTCACAGCCGGCCAGCTGGTCGTCGATGACCAGGCCCTGCTCGTCCACCGGCAGCGGACGCACCTTGGCCGGGTTCATGGTGGCGATATTGCGAATATCGACGTAACCCGGATCCTCAATGCCGATGGTGCTGTCTTTATCCAGCAGCAACCGCGCCAACAGATACAGCGCCTGCTGGGCCCCCACCGTCACCAGGATCTGATCCGCCGAGGCCCAGACGCCACGCCGGGGCAGCAGCCGGGTGCGGATCTGCTCGATCAAGAGGGGATCGTCGTTGTCAAAGCTGTCGGACGCCCAGTCGCGAATGGCGGGAATGCTCACCGCATCGCGGCAGCACTCGCGCCAGTTGTTGCTGGGAAACAGGGTGGGGTCGAACTGGCCGTAAATAAAGGAATAAGGGTATTTCTGCCAGTCTCTGGGCTTGCTGATATTCTGCTGGCCACTGGGATGGATCTTGAGCTTGCGGCCCCAGTCCGGTGGCGTGCCCTCGCTGGCTGGCGCGGTTTCTGCGGGCAGTTCGGGCTGGCGGGACAGGATCTCCGGATTGACGAAATAGCCGCTGCGCTCCCGGGCGATGAGATAACCGTCATCCAGCAGGTGCTCGTAGGCCAGCACCACGGTGTTACGGGCAATGCTGAGCTGCTTGGCCAGCTTGCGGCTGGACGGCAGCGGGGTGTCGACGGGAATGTTGCCGTTAATAATGGCGGCGGCAATCTGCTCCCGCAGCTGTTGCTGCAGGCTGGTGTTTTTTTCGGTGGAAAGATGGAACAACTGGAACATGAAAAGACTTTCCTGTCAGCGAGTTGGATTCGTCTGGCGGGAACACGCAGTCCGCCCTCTGTGCTGATTGTTTTAACTCAGAGGGCGAAAAAGTAAAAGCATTGTTAACAATTTAATGCACTTTACAGCACTTCATCACGCAAATGGTACCAGTGATAGAGCATGCGCTGGCCCAGACGACGGAAGGGCGCGAACAGGTGGCCCGGCAGCGGCGAGTTGTAGATGGGCAGCTCAAACCCTTCCCGAATGCCGGCAATGCGCTGGGCCATGCGCCGGCCGGCATGGGCCGAGAACATGACCCCGTTGCCGCCGTAACCCAGGGCATAGAAGATCTGCTCCCTGTCGTCGGGCTGGTAGATGCGCGGCATCATGTCGTGGCTCACATCCACCCAGCCCCACCAGGAATAGTCGATCTGAATGCCCTTGAGCGGCGGAAACTTGCGGTGCAGGCCGTCGATCAACAGTTGCAGGTGCCGGGGGTTGCTGGCATCGGCCCCGGTGATGGAGCTGCGGCTGCCGATCTGCACCCGGTTGTCGGGCAGCTTGCGGTAGTAATAACGCAGGGTCCGGGTGTCGGTGATCACCTCATTGGTCTTGAAGTTGCACGCCGCGATTTCCTGCTCGGTCAGCGGCCGGGTGACCAGTGAATTCGACAGTATCGGCATGATCTTGCTGTTCAGGCTGGTGTGCAGCCCCTGGGAGGTATAGCCGCCGGTGGCCACCCCCACCGCCCGGGCCCGCACCGTGCCGCCCGGGGTCTTGATGTGGTGCACGCCGTTGATGGTTTCCCAGCCCAGCACCGGACTGGACGGATGTATGGTGGCCCCCAGCTCCCGGGCCATGCGGTGGTAACCGTGGGCCAGCTTGAGCGGATGCACGCCGATGCCTTCCGGCTCGTGCATGGCGCCCACCGCCTCGGCCTCGTTGACGTAGTCGCGGCTCAGGGTGGTCTTGTCGAGCAGTTGGGTTTCATAGCCAAACTGCTCGCGCAGCACCCTGGACTCGGCCTCCAGCTTGCGCATGGCCTTGTCGCGGTGGGCAATGTAGAGATGACCGCCGGTCTGGGGATCACAATCGATGTTGCCGTCCCGGATCAGGCCCTTGAAGGTGTCAAAGCCTTCCTGCACTTCTTCATGCATTTTGCGGGCGGTACTCAGACCCCAGCGCTTGACCCACTGGGAGCGGGTCAGCCGGCCCGAGGCGTTCTGGGCCTGACCGCCGTTGCGGCTGGTGCAGCCCCAGCTGACCTGGTTGGCTTCCAGCACGGTCGCCCTGATGCCGTGATCCCTGGCCAGATGCAGGGCGGCGGACAGGCCGGTGAAGCCGCTGCCGATGATCACCACGTCGACATCCATGTCACCGGTTACGGGGCCATCATCCTCCGGCGGCGCGCCGGCAGTATCAACCCAGTAGGTGGGCGCGTACTGCTGCCCCCGGCCGGGCGTGGCCGCCACCAGGGGATCATAGCCGGGATCGTAACGATCCAGCACGGTGTCGGCCTGAGCCGTCTGGCGGAAGCCCGCCCGAGTGTTGTTGACCATATCCATATTTGTGATTCCCGTTAACAGAGTGGAACTGCCGTGAATTACTTGGGGTCCAGCAGCGGACGGTCCTTGCGGAAGGCCTGCTTGAGCGCTAGCTTGCCGCCCTTGAGGGTGAACAGATCCACCCCGTCGGCTTCAATGCGGCGGCCGTCCGGGGTGGTGGCGCAGAAGGTCCACTGGGACACGCCCCGATCGCCGGCGGCAAAGTGGCTGGTGTTGTTCCACTGCACGTCCGGCATGGTGGTCCACACATTGATAAAGGCGGCGGCCACGGCATCGGCGCCCTCAAAGCGGTTGCCGTGGGCCTCGGGGCCGGCGGCGCCCTCAAACACCACATCGTCGGTCATGCAGGCCATCACGCCTTCCACATCGTGACGGTTAAAGGCGGCAAACAGCTGCTCCAGCAGCGCGATGGTTTTCTGGTTTTCAGCGGACATATCCATTCTCCCTTGGCCACCCAGTGGCAATGAACCCTGGCCCGGCGCACCGGGCCGTTTACATGCTCATAACATTAGGGGGAAAGGGGCAAGGCACGGTAGCGCCAGTTGCATGGATTGGCTTGGACCACCACCACAACATGCCGCCAGGCTGAAACAGGAAGGAAGGGAAACAACGGGCACGGCAACGCCGGGGCGGAGAGACCCGCCCCGAAAAACACTACGTCAAAAGAAGTACGTCAGGAACTCAGCGAGCGCGGCCGGGGCGCTTTTTGGTGACGCCGGAAAACACCACGTGCAGATCGGTGGAGGCGGTGTCGCCGTCCAAGTTGAGCTTGGCCTCAATATGGTCCAGGTGCTCGGTCATCTTCTGCAGTGCCACGTCTTTGTCGCCACTTTCGATGGCGTTGAGCAGGATCTCGTGCTCGTTAAAGGAGCAATGGGCCTGATGGCCGACTTCGTACTGGGCGATGATAAGAGAGGTCTGGGACACCACGCTGCGCTGGAAATTCAGCAAGGGCGTGTTGTTGGCCATGTGGGCAAGCTCCAGGTGAAACTCACCCGACAGCCGAATGCCACTGCCCCGATCGCCCCGGGCAAAGGCGTCCTGCTCTTCCTTCACCATGGCGCGCATGCGGGCCAGGCTTTCGGGGGTGGCGTGCTTGACCGCCAGCTCGGTGACCGCCAGCTCCACCACCCGGCGGGCGGCAAAGATCTGCCGGGCTTCTTCCACGCTGGGCGCGGCCACCACGGCGCCCCGGTTGGGACGAATGATCACCACCTGCTCGTGAGACAGGCGCAGCAGGGCGCGGCGAATAATGGTGCGGCTGACGCCGAAGATCTCGCCCAGGGCTTCCTCACTGAGCTTGGTGCCCGGCGCCAGCCGTTGCTCCAGAATGGCGTCGAAAATGTGTTCGTAGACGATATCGTCCTGGGTGTTTGAGCTCGACTTGACAGGTCTTGGCTCCAGTTGACTGAGTGAACTCATGTTTTGATTTCCAGTTGCGGCCCTGGCGGCGGCGACCGAGTCACCGCCATGTTTGCCATTGCCAGTTAAAAAATTGTTACAAATCACGTATACAATCTAACGCGCTTTTTGCCGATGTGACAGCCACAATGTCCAAGTCTGTGACTGAACACAAAAAACGCCCTATTCGGGCGTTTTGGCTGCGCGAACGACCCTTGCCGCTGTTATGCCGCGTCACGCCGGTGCCGGCACTCGCCATACACATAGGTTTCGGCAATGGCTCTGTCGTCTCCCAGCATCATCAGCACGAAGAGTTTTTCGTACAAACTGTGTGCGTTTTGTATTCTCGCCTTCATCAATGGCGTCGCATGCAGGTCCAGCACCACAAAGTCGGCCTCCTTACCGGGCAACAGGTTGCCCAGTTTGTCATCCAGGCACAGCGCTTCGGCGCCGCCCAGGGTGGCCAGATAAAAGGCCTTGAGCGGGTGCAGCTTGTGCTGCCGCAGCTGCTGGATTTTGTAGGCCTCATTGATGGTCTGCAGCATGGAGAAGCTGGTGCCGGCGCCGACGTCGGTACCCAGGCCCACCCGGATTTGGTGCTGCTCGGCCGACGGCAGGTCGAACAGGCCGGATCCCAGAAACAGGTTGGAGGTAGGGCAATGGGAGATCACCGAATCGGTCACCCCCATGCGCTCGCTTTCTTCCTGCTCCAGGTGCACCGCATGAGCGAACACCGAGCGCTCGCCAAGCAGGCCAAAGTGGTCATATACGTCCAGGTAACCCTTCTGCTCGGGGAACAGCGCCTTGACCCACTCGATTTCCTGCTGGTTTTCCGACAAATGAGTCTGCATGTACAGATCGTCATACTCGCTCATCAGGCGGCCAGCCACCGCCAGTTGCTCGGCGGTGCTGGTGGGCGCGAAACGCGGGGTCACCGCGTACAACTGACGGCCGTTGTTGTGCCAGCGCTCGATCAGCTCCCGGCTGTCTGCGTAGGACGACTCGGGGGTATCCAGCAGAAACTCGGGCGCGTTCCGGTCCATCATCACCTTGCCGGCAATCATGCGGGTATTGCGCCGGGCCGACTCGGTAAAAAAGGCGTCCACCGCCTGCTTGTGCACGGTACCGAACACCATGGCGGTGGTGGTGCCGTTGCGCAGCAGTTCATCCAGAAACAGCCTGGCCACCCGGGCCGCATGGGCCGGCTCGGCGAACTTGCGCTCTTCCGGAAAGGTGTAGTTGTTC
This window contains:
- a CDS encoding FAD-binding oxidoreductase, with amino-acid sequence MDMVNNTRAGFRQTAQADTVLDRYDPGYDPLVAATPGRGQQYAPTYWVDTAGAPPEDDGPVTGDMDVDVVIIGSGFTGLSAALHLARDHGIRATVLEANQVSWGCTSRNGGQAQNASGRLTRSQWVKRWGLSTARKMHEEVQEGFDTFKGLIRDGNIDCDPQTGGHLYIAHRDKAMRKLEAESRVLREQFGYETQLLDKTTLSRDYVNEAEAVGAMHEPEGIGVHPLKLAHGYHRMARELGATIHPSSPVLGWETINGVHHIKTPGGTVRARAVGVATGGYTSQGLHTSLNSKIMPILSNSLVTRPLTEQEIAACNFKTNEVITDTRTLRYYYRKLPDNRVQIGSRSSITGADASNPRHLQLLIDGLHRKFPPLKGIQIDYSWWGWVDVSHDMMPRIYQPDDREQIFYALGYGGNGVMFSAHAGRRMAQRIAGIREGFELPIYNSPLPGHLFAPFRRLGQRMLYHWYHLRDEVL
- a CDS encoding YeiH family protein translates to MAADTHSPVMGLLHRLDDTRKRYFPGICVAATIGIAASFLSQHYGAPAMLMALLLGLAFNFLSQEPQCAPGLELSAKTVLRLGVALLGLRITFGDVLTLGWQPMLMVCSAVVLTICFGVVMARWLGFSKEFGTLTGGSVAICGASAAMAISSVLPQSEQAKRDTLFTVISVTTLSTLAMIFYPMISEALGLTDQEAGLFIGATIHDVAQVVGAGYSMSAEVGDLSTFVKLLRVAMLVPIVMTIGILIRRAASQKGDSGSGSRVAIPGFLIGFVVLFVLNSLSWIPQDIAQPLAGSSSWLLLTAIAALGVRTQLKDILSVGWKPVLLVVLETAFIALLVIAYLLLMG
- the guaD gene encoding guanine deaminase, which produces MTQPVAYRAAILYSLGDPAKVGLEQSFAWHEDGVLVVADGHVQDVGPAPEVLDRLPAGTQVITLENRLIMPGFIDTHVHFPQTEMIASYGDQLLDWLNNYTFPEERKFAEPAHAARVARLFLDELLRNGTTTAMVFGTVHKQAVDAFFTESARRNTRMIAGKVMMDRNAPEFLLDTPESSYADSRELIERWHNNGRQLYAVTPRFAPTSTAEQLAVAGRLMSEYDDLYMQTHLSENQQEIEWVKALFPEQKGYLDVYDHFGLLGERSVFAHAVHLEQEESERMGVTDSVISHCPTSNLFLGSGLFDLPSAEQHQIRVGLGTDVGAGTSFSMLQTINEAYKIQQLRQHKLHPLKAFYLATLGGAEALCLDDKLGNLLPGKEADFVVLDLHATPLMKARIQNAHSLYEKLFVLMMLGDDRAIAETYVYGECRHRRDAA
- a CDS encoding PLP-dependent aminotransferase family protein, whose product is MFQLFHLSTEKNTSLQQQLREQIAAAIINGNIPVDTPLPSSRKLAKQLSIARNTVVLAYEHLLDDGYLIARERSGYFVNPEILSRQPELPAETAPASEGTPPDWGRKLKIHPSGQQNISKPRDWQKYPYSFIYGQFDPTLFPSNNWRECCRDAVSIPAIRDWASDSFDNDDPLLIEQIRTRLLPRRGVWASADQILVTVGAQQALYLLARLLLDKDSTIGIEDPGYVDIRNIATMNPAKVRPLPVDEQGLVIDDQLAGCDLVYTTPSHQCPTTVTMPLERRYALLEQASKQDFLIIEDDYESETNFKANPTPALKSLDNNDRVLYVGSLSKTLAPGLRLGYLVGPAELIREARALRRLMLRHPAANNQRSVALFLERGYHDALIMNLAKAYEARWREMGAALDEFMPCSSRQPGFGGSCYWVRGPEGLDSRILRKEAADRGILIEPGDIHFFGDEVPLNYFRLGYSSIPAERIRPGIEALVALIKDMT
- a CDS encoding nuclear transport factor 2 family protein, yielding MSAENQKTIALLEQLFAAFNRHDVEGVMACMTDDVVFEGAAGPEAHGNRFEGADAVAAAFINVWTTMPDVQWNNTSHFAAGDRGVSQWTFCATTPDGRRIEADGVDLFTLKGGKLALKQAFRKDRPLLDPK
- a CDS encoding LysR family transcriptional regulator, whose amino-acid sequence is METKWLHDFIALSEQGSFSRAAESRFVTQPAFSRRIRSLENWLGVALVCRHRYPLELTPAGEAFLEQARQLLAQIYGLRSQLRLSQQQTPGLSLITQPALAVTFFPAWLHRLRPALGEGLVRLNTGHYHEAMEQFVAGAVDFLLCFADAGSADTLQRLNVERLRVGQDRLVLFSACDEGGRPRFPLEGEQPLPLLLYPKDAFLGALVQRECLPALGERPWLPACENALGEGLKAQLLLGEGVAFLPESLVRDELANRRVVALDGVRPLALNIELCRLGEARSELAEHFWQQSRQLADQMA
- a CDS encoding GntR family transcriptional regulator, which produces MSSLSQLEPRPVKSSSNTQDDIVYEHIFDAILEQRLAPGTKLSEEALGEIFGVSRTIIRRALLRLSHEQVVIIRPNRGAVVAAPSVEEARQIFAARRVVELAVTELAVKHATPESLARMRAMVKEEQDAFARGDRGSGIRLSGEFHLELAHMANNTPLLNFQRSVVSQTSLIIAQYEVGHQAHCSFNEHEILLNAIESGDKDVALQKMTEHLDHIEAKLNLDGDTASTDLHVVFSGVTKKRPGRAR
- the xsc gene encoding sulfoacetaldehyde acetyltransferase codes for the protein MPRMTPSEALVETLAANGVTDVFGIMGSAFMDAMDIFAPAGIRLIPTVHEQGAGHMADGYARVSGRHGVCIAQNGPGITNFVTAIAAAYWAHSPVVCITPETGSMTQGLGGFQEAQQLPFFETITKYQGHVANPARMAEFTARCFDRAMLENGPTQLNIPRDFFYGDINVEIPQPIRIERGAGGEQSLQQAAALLAEAQFPVIISGGGVVMADAVEECKALAEYLGAPVVNSYLHNDSFPASHPLWCGPLGYQGSKAGMKLLSRADVVLALGTRLGPFGTLPQHGLDYWPKQAKIIQVDCDAKMLGLVKKISVGVCGDAKAAAVTMLDRLQNLNVACLENKGARATEIAAEKAAWEAELDQWIHEKDDYSLDMIAEQSEEEGSYLHPRQVLRELEKAMPEDVMVSTDIGNINSVANSYLRFEKPRSFFAAMSFGNCGYALPTIIGAKTAAPHRPAVSYAGDGAWGMSMMEIMTCVREHIPVTSIVFHNRQWGAEKKNQVDFYNRRFVAGDLENPSFADIARAMGAEGVTVDKLEDVGPALKAAIARQMEEGKTTVIEIMCTRELGDPFRRDALSKPVRHLDKYKDYC